In Amycolatopsis methanolica 239, a single genomic region encodes these proteins:
- a CDS encoding TetR/AcrR family transcriptional regulator yields the protein MDRRERAERILDVAADLLLRWGYQKVTVDDVAERAGVGKGTVYLHWKSRQDLFHSVFRRELAAASDELVAAVRADPRTVLLHELTRVNFESVNRRPLLRALTRADPSVLGKLARERAESRHDEALAGYFRLLTEHGLVRDDLPFDDLRYAWHATLEGFSLFPPHPGAADLLAATVRGAFEPAGEPDPALLAELAPRAAELLTEIGNEHRTFYDGGNP from the coding sequence ATGGATCGCCGGGAGCGGGCGGAACGCATCCTCGACGTAGCGGCCGACCTGCTGCTGCGCTGGGGCTACCAGAAGGTGACAGTCGACGACGTGGCCGAGCGGGCCGGCGTCGGCAAGGGCACCGTCTACCTGCACTGGAAGTCGCGGCAGGACCTGTTCCACTCGGTGTTCCGGCGCGAGCTGGCCGCGGCCTCCGACGAACTCGTCGCCGCCGTCCGCGCGGATCCGCGCACGGTCCTGCTGCACGAGCTGACCCGCGTGAACTTCGAGTCGGTCAACCGCCGCCCCCTCCTGCGGGCGCTCACGCGCGCCGATCCGAGCGTGCTCGGCAAGCTCGCCCGCGAACGGGCGGAGTCCCGGCACGACGAGGCTCTCGCCGGCTACTTCCGGCTGCTCACCGAGCACGGCCTGGTCCGCGACGACCTGCCGTTCGACGACCTCCGCTACGCCTGGCACGCCACGCTCGAAGGCTTCTCCCTGTTCCCGCCGCACCCCGGCGCCGCGGACCTGCTCGCCGCGACCGTACGAGGTGCCTTCGAACCGGCGGGCGAACCGGACCCGGCGCTGCTGGCCGAGCTCGCGCCCCGGGCAGCCGAGTTGCTCACCGAAATCGGGAACGAGCACCGCACCTTCTACGACGGGGGAAACCCATGA